The Streptomyces sp. NBC_00224 genome contains the following window.
GCGGGCCCGGCGGCTCCTCCTCCGTACCGCTTCCTGCCGCAGCGCCCGGGGCGGGAGCAGCCCCACGGTCCCGGGTCGCCGGGGTCTCCGGCGCCGCCGGGGCTTCCTGGCCCGGCGCCTGAGGCGCCCCTCGCAGCAGTTCCGTGAGGAGGCGGACCGCGCCCCGTTTGTGGAGCGGGTCGTTGCCGTTGCCGCACTTGGGGGATTGGACGCAGGACGGGCAGCCCGCCTCGCACTCGCAGGAGGCGATGGCTTCGCGGGTCGCGGTCAGCCACTCCCGCGCGGTGTGGAAGGCGCGTTCCGCGAACCCGGCGCCGCCCGGGTGGCCGTCGTACACGAAGACCGTGGGCAGCAGGGTGTCCGGGTGCAGCGGGACCGAGACGCCGCCGATGTCCCAGCGGTCGCACGTGGCGAAGAGCGGCAGCATGCCGATGGAGGCGTGCTCGGCGGCGTGCAGGGCGCCCCCGAGGATCTCCGGGTTGACCCGGGCGGCGTCGAGCTGGTCCTCGGTGACCGTCCACCACACGGCCCGGGTGCGCAGCGTGCGGGGCGGCAGGTCCAGCTTGGACTCGCCGAGCACCTCGCCGGTGATGAGTTTGCGGCGCAGGAAGGAGACGACCTGGTTGGTGACCTCGACGGAGCCGTAGCAGAGGCGGCCGGCTCCCCAGGCGATCTCGGTGTCGGTTTCGAGTACGGAGATGGAGGTGGTGTCACGGGCGACGGTCGAATAGGGCGGGCTGGCCTCCTCGACGAGGGCGACAGGGCCGTCGGGGTCGTCCAGGTCCAGGTGCTTCACCAGGTACGTACGGCCCTGGTGGAGGTGGACGGCGCCGTCGTGGACGGCGGTGTGGGCGGCGGACGCGTCGACCGTGCCGAGCAGCCGTCCCGTCGACGCCTCGACGATCTGGACCGGGCGGCCCCCCTCGCCCCGGATGTCGGCGAGGTCGGCGGCCCGCTCGCGGCGGGTCCAGTGCCAGCCCGAGGCCCGGCGCCGGAGCAGCTTCGCGGCCTCCAGCTGCGGCATCAGCCCCGGGCTCGCCGGACCGAAGAGCTCCAGGTCGGCCTCGGTGAGCGGCAGCTCGGCGGCGGCGGCGCACAGGTGCGGGGCGAGGACGTAGGGGTTGTCCGGGTCGAGCACGGTCGACTCGACGGGCTGCTGGAACAGCGCCTCGGGGTGGTGGACGAGGTAGGTGTCCAGCGGGTCGTCCCGGGCGACCAGGATTGCCAGCGCGCCCTCGCCCGACCGCCCGGCCCGCCCCGCCTGCTGCCACAACGAGGCCCGGGTCCCGGGGTAGCCGGAGATGATCACGGCGTCCAGGCCCGACACATCGATGCCGAGCTCCAGGGCGGAGGTGGCGGCGAGGCCGAGCAACTCGCCGGAGTGCAGGGCCTGCTCCAGGGCCCGGCGTTCCTCGGGGAGGTAGCCGCCCCGGTAGGCGGCGACGCGGCGGGCGAGGATGCGGTCCACCTCGGCCAGCCTTTCCTGGGCGATCACGGCGACCAGCTCGGCGCCGCGCCGGGAGCGGACGAAGGCGACCGTGCGGACGCCCTGGACAGCGAGGTCGGTGAGGAGGTCGGCGGTCTCGGCGGTGGCGGTGCGGCGGACGGGGGCGCCCTTCTCGCCGAGGAAGTCGGTGAGCGGCGGCTCCCACAGGGCGAAGACCAGTTCGCCGCGCGGGGAGGCGTCGTCGGCGACCTCGACGACGGGCAGGCCGGTCAGCCGGTGGGCGGCCACGGACGGCTGCGCCGACGTGGCGGAGGCGAGGAGGAAGACGGGGTTCGCGCCGTAGCGGGCGCACAGACGGCGCAGGCGCCGCAGGACCTGGGCGACGTGGGAGCCGAAAACGCCCCGGTAGGTGTGGCACTCGTCGATGACGACGTAGCGCAGCGCGCGCAGGAAGGAGGACCACCTGGGGTGGGCGGGGAGTATGCCCCGGTGCAGCATGTCCGGGTTGGTGAGGACGTAGTTGGCGTACTGGCGCACCCATTCGCGTTCCTCGACCGGTGTGTCGCCGTCGTAGACGGCGGGCCGGATCGCGTTGCCCAGGGGCTGGGCGAGGGCCTTCACCGAGCGGCGCTGGTCGGCCGCCAGGGCCTTGGTGGGGGCCAGGTAGAGGGCGGTGGCGCCGCGTCCGTTCGGGGCCTCGGAGCCGTCCAGGAGCGTGCTGAGGACCGGGGCGAGGTAGGCGAGGGACTTGCCGGAGGCGGTTCCGGTGGCGATCACGACGGACTCGCCGTCCAGGGCGTGCTCGGCGGCGGCCGCCTGGTGCGCCCAGGGGTGCTCGACACCGGCCCGCTGAATGGCGTTGATCACTTCCGGGCGGATGCGGTGCGGCCAGACTGCATGGCGGCCCTCACGTGGGGGCAAGTGCTCCGTATGAGTGATGCGCGCAGCCCGGTCCGCTCCCGAGGCGAGCCGGTGCAGGACCATGCCGGGGTCGGGTCGTTCACCCGTGCCCTTGGCGGGTGTTCTGGGGCGGAGATTC
Protein-coding sequences here:
- a CDS encoding DEAD/DEAH box helicase codes for the protein MAFNHLPAAMHDALGPLSVTPVTHSVPMARNLRPRTPAKGTGERPDPGMVLHRLASGADRAARITHTEHLPPREGRHAVWPHRIRPEVINAIQRAGVEHPWAHQAAAAEHALDGESVVIATGTASGKSLAYLAPVLSTLLDGSEAPNGRGATALYLAPTKALAADQRRSVKALAQPLGNAIRPAVYDGDTPVEEREWVRQYANYVLTNPDMLHRGILPAHPRWSSFLRALRYVVIDECHTYRGVFGSHVAQVLRRLRRLCARYGANPVFLLASATSAQPSVAAHRLTGLPVVEVADDASPRGELVFALWEPPLTDFLGEKGAPVRRTATAETADLLTDLAVQGVRTVAFVRSRRGAELVAVIAQERLAEVDRILARRVAAYRGGYLPEERRALEQALHSGELLGLAATSALELGIDVSGLDAVIISGYPGTRASLWQQAGRAGRSGEGALAILVARDDPLDTYLVHHPEALFQQPVESTVLDPDNPYVLAPHLCAAAAELPLTEADLELFGPASPGLMPQLEAAKLLRRRASGWHWTRRERAADLADIRGEGGRPVQIVEASTGRLLGTVDASAAHTAVHDGAVHLHQGRTYLVKHLDLDDPDGPVALVEEASPPYSTVARDTTSISVLETDTEIAWGAGRLCYGSVEVTNQVVSFLRRKLITGEVLGESKLDLPPRTLRTRAVWWTVTEDQLDAARVNPEILGGALHAAEHASIGMLPLFATCDRWDIGGVSVPLHPDTLLPTVFVYDGHPGGAGFAERAFHTAREWLTATREAIASCECEAGCPSCVQSPKCGNGNDPLHKRGAVRLLTELLRGAPQAPGQEAPAAPETPATRDRGAAPAPGAAAGSGTEEEPPGPPGT